The Notoacmeibacter ruber DNA segment AGCGTCGCCCGCACATCGCTGGGCGCATTGATGTGATTCACGGCCTGAATGTCGACCGAAGAGCCAAAGCTGTCCGGCACGGTGATTTCGGCGCGAGCCACATCGATATTGCCGGCGATCAGCGGATCAGCGGTCAGCGATCCCGTGATACGGATCGTACCGTTGACCGTGGCGGCAATGAATTCACCGTCGGAATAACGGGCCTGATTCAGGGTGATGGTGATATTGGCGGGGAATCCGTTCGTCAGGCCGACCGAACCCGACGCTCCGAGGGAACCACCCCCTGAGAGATTGGCGCTGGCGCTCTGAATGACCACCTGCTGGCGGTTGGCCGTTGCGGAAATATCGATGTTTGTGAGACGCGTATTCGTCTGCGGATCAAAGAGGCTGGCGCCGCTCGTATTGACGGAGACGGCGATATTCGGGTTTGCGAGCGCACCGGTCGCCTGCCCGGATATCTGCACTGTCCCGCCAATCGACGTGCCACGCGAATCCAGAAAGCGGTCGGCGATCGCAAGGGGCGCAGCTCCGTCGAAGGAGACATTCAATCCACTGCCCCACAGCGGGATGGTGCCGGAGGCATTGAGCGCCAGCCCTTGTCCGCCCGCAACATTCAAGCGGCCAAGCTGTACGGCCTGATTGGCGAAGCGGCCCTGTGCGTCTACCGCTAGCGGACCAACGCCTTGCAGGGCGCTCGCGTTGAGATTGGGGACGGCCAACTGAAAATCGGCATTGGGCGAGGAAAGAGAACCGGTGACACGCGCTGAGCCGGTCAACGTACCGGAGAGCCCGAGATCCGGCCGCACGGAGTTCGCGAGCGAAAGCGGCACGGCAGCGACATCGATATTGACGGCCATATTGCCATTGCCGCCAACCGGCACGGTGCCGTTCGCCGCGAGACGTACACCCTGATTATTGGTCGCGGTAGCATCAAGCCGAAGCGTTTGGCCGTTCGTCTGGCCGCTCGCGCGAAGCGAAAGCGGAGCAACACCGTTCTGTCGCAACTGCGCGACCGTCAGTCCGTCGCCTCGCAGGTCGAAATCGACATTCGGACTGGAAAGAGTCCCCGTCACCCGGCCATTGCCGGAAATGGTCCCATCGGCCCCCAGATCCGGCCGGACCGTGTTCGCAAGTTCCAGTGGCACGGCATCGAGATCGACCTGAAGGTCGAGGCTGCCTTCGGAGCCCAGCGGCACACGGCCGTTGACGACAGCATTGACGCCCTGGCTGTTCGAAAGCGACGCGTTGACGTCGAGCGTCCGGCCATCGGTCTGACCACGCGCGTCGACGACAAGCGGCCGGATACCGGCATCGCTCAACTGCGCGACCGTCAAACCTTCGCCGTTCACGTCGAAAGCGACGCTCGGCGCATTGCGCGGCCCTGTGATCTCGGCCGTGCCGGAAATCGTTCCGGCTGCTTCGAGGTCGGGGACGATGGCATTGGCAATATCGAGCGATACCGTATCCGCGACGATCGACAGGTTGATCTGCTGGGCAACTTCGCCCTGCAACTGCAACGATCCTTCGCCAATCGTCAGAACCGTCGGGTCCAGTGCGACATTCTGGCCGCGCACGCGGATTTCCGTTGGGCTGTCGAGCCTCGCTTCCCGGCCGGCCTGCCGCACGGATAGTTCGCGCAGGGCCAGATCGAAGGCTGGATTGATATCCGCATCGGCCACACGGGTGAGCGTTCCCTCGGCAGCAAGATCGGTTCCCTGTTCAAGGCGTCCGCTCAGCGCGAAATCGGTCGCGTTCTCTTGCTGATCTGCGGTCAGATCGAGCGTTGTGAAGGTGACGCCGCCCGCGCTGATAGTCCGGCCGTTGACCGAGCCATTGGCCTGGGGCACGCCAAAGAGATCGGTCGCGGTGACGTCGAGTTGCGCCTGACCGATGCGCGCCGTTTCCGCATAGCGAAAACCGGAAACCGTGCCATCGACTGCGGCATCCTGACGGCCGTCCAGATTGGAAAAGGAGACGTCCGCGTCGATCGCACCAGCCAAATCCTGCAGGGCCAAGGCACCGACCAGTTCAAGATTGGGAGCATCGACCGAAAGATTGCCGGCGAGAAGGCCTTTCGCATCGCGCTCGAAGTCGCCCTGAATGCGATTGCCTCCGATCGCAAGGTCGAGATCGGAAAGCCGCACCGCTCCTTCACCCGTCGCCAGATCGGATTGAATCGCCAGCCTTTCGCCTGAGAAAAATCCTTCACCGGTAACGTTACCGGAGAAGAGCCGGTCGCCGAGCGTACCCACCAGATCGATGGAAAGGTCGGTGAGGCTTCGCCCCTGAAGCCGCCCTTGCGGCAGGGAAAGGTTCGAGACCACCGAAATGGAATCGCCCTGCCCCACGAGAGACGCATCGAAAGCGACCGCACCGCTCACCTGTTCGGTCACCGAAGCCAGATCGGCCAACCGGCCCGTCAGCCGCATATCGGTTTTGTCACCGCCATAGGATCCATCGGCTGAAAAGTTGATCTGCGGGTTTTCCAGGCGGAAATTCTCCGCGGATATCCCCTGCTCGCCACGCGCAATTCCGCCGGAAAGCGTCGTCTGCCCGGCGAGGAGACGCGACAGGGTCGGATTCTCCAGCGTGACACTGGTGGCGGACCCGTCCACGGTCAGATCGAATGCGCCCGATGACAAGGTGACCGAGCCGTCCGCCTCAAGATTGACGGCGCCGGTCAGTTGCTGGCCGGCCAAGGTGGAGAAGGGTCGCAGACTGTCGGTGGAGACCGAGGACTGACCGCGATAGGTCGTACCATCGAGCTCTCCGCTGGTCGCGATGGTAATGGAGGGGCCGTCCAGGCTCAGCGTCTCGATCCGGATCGGTTGTCCGGCGTTGGTCACACCGGTCAACGTAAAGTCCAAGCGGTCTCCCAGCGCGTCAGCGACATCCGCCCGCTTCGCAGTGATCCCTTCGGCGACGCCATCGATATCGAAGGTCACCGTCCGCTGCTGCGGATCGTCCAGCGCAGTCATCTGTCCGCCCATATCGAAGCGAACGCTCTTGGCTGCGAAGCTGCCCGTGTTGAGGTTCTGAAGAAGGATGCGCCCGTCCCACGGACCGGATTGCTCCGTTCCGTATTGCAGGTCGATCGAGGCGCGCCGTATCGAGGTCTCCCCGCCGGGTACCGGGAGCAAGACCGGTTCCCCGTCGCCGCCATCGATCTGTCCATCGAGGACGAGCGTCCGCAGGAAGCCGCCTGACAGGATCTTTGCCCGACCCTCCAGCTGCAATGGTCCGGAAGTCAGCTTCAACTGGTCGACATCGGTGCCGCCCTCCTCCGGAATGCTGCCGCTGACGCGCAGCGTGCTCTGGCCGGAAAAGAAAGAACGAAACTGGACGGGCACGAGCCGACCCAGCGGGCCTTCGAAATTGGCGCGATAGGCAAGCCCCCTATCGGTCTCGTCCAGCTGGAAGGTTCCCGAAAGAACACGATCCTCATCGGCGTCCAGCGTCAGTTGAAGCGCCAAATCCGACAGCGGCCCCGACCCCTGCAGCGCCAGCGTGACCGGTGGCTTGCCCTCGATATTCAAGAGGTTTGCGACGACGCCGTTTTCCGGCTCGTCGAGCAGAAGGTCGAGGTCGACCTGACGGTTCTCGTTCGAGTAGCCCGCTTCAAGGGTGAGTTCGCCGCCTGGCCCGTCGAGACGCTGAATCTGGAGCGCGGTATCGAGCGTTCCATCTCTTAGCGAAAGATTGCCCTGCATCGAAAGGATCGAGGCGAGACCGAATACCGTCTCGTCAAATTCCGCACGCTCAACCGCCAACTCGCCGATTCGGATGGCGACCGGCAGATCGGGAAGCTGGAACGGTGTCGCTTCAGCCTCCATCGGCGTTTCGGCCGGCGCAGGCTTACGCGTCATGACGATGTTTTCCGCCGAGAGCGAATCGATCTCAAGCTGCGCTCTCAGAAGCGCGGAGCGGTTCCAGTCGATCGCCGCATTGGTGATCGTCAGCCAGACGCCTTCCTCGTCCGAAATTGTAATCTCGTCGATCGACGCCTCGCTGGACAATATGCCGTTGATGTTGCTGATCGAGATGCGTCGGTCGGGTGTGGAAAGCTTATCCTCGACATAGGTCAGGAACGCGCCCTTCTCTTCTTCCGGCGAAGCATCGGAGCTGCCGAAAATGCCGAAAAGCTGCGCATTGGCAGGCCAGGCGAGACCGGCCAGCAGCATCAGTGCCAAGGTGATTTTGCGGAAGATCGCACGCATCAGAAGGCCTGCCCTATGCCGGCATAGATTGCAAAATTCGGATCGCCGTCACGAGGATTGATCGGCACGGCGGCATCCAGGCGGATCGGGCCGATCGGCGTCCGGTAGCGAAGCCCGACGCCCGCTCCCATCTGATAATCCTGAAATTTCGGATACGGCTCTTCGGTGACGGAAGCGATATCGACAAAGCCGACCACACCGATTGCATCGGTCACACGCACCCGCGCCTCAGCCGAAGCTTCTGCGAGCGAGCGGCCGCCAATCGTTCCGGAGCCGGTTTCGACACCGATCGACTGGTAATCATAGCCGCGAACCGACCCGCCGCCACCTGCGAAGAAGAGCAGGTCCGGCGAGGTTTCCTCGATGGGCGGATCCAGGATCGTCCCCATCTTGACCCGGCCCGCCAGCACCAGCCGGTCATCGACGAGGCCGAAATAACTACGCGCATCCAGGAGCCCGCGCACGAACGTATTGCCGTAGAGGAACTCCTGATAAGGCGCGATCCGGGCGTCGACGTAAAAGCCCTCCGTGGCATCCGCGGGATCGTCGCGGTTATCGAACACGGCATTCAGGTAAGTGCCGATCGTCGCAAATTCGCGCTGACCGAAGACATCGTCCTCGGTCTGGGACAGCGAAGCGGTCAGTCCGAAGGCAATCTTCAGATCCTCCGTGACGATCTGGCTGATTCCCGCCGTCCCAGTCACATCGTTGATCGAATAACTGTCATTGACTTGGCGTTGCGCCTTCAGGCTCGCATTGAAGTCGGTATCGGGCGTCCAGATGCCCGGCTTGGTGAATTCCGCGCCGAGCAGGTAGTTGAAATCCTCGTAGTCCGTACCGTCGATACCCGAGACCGAAGCGTCGAGGCGCAAGCGCTCGGCGCGCCCCCAAAGGTTGCGATGAACCCAATAGGACGACGCGCCGAAGCCATCGGTGGTGGAGTAGGTCGCACCGAACCCGATACGGCGCTTCGGCTTTTCCTGGACGATTGCCGTAACCGGCAGATAACCGCCTGCGTCGATCGCCTCCCCTTCCCTGATGGAGTAGGCCTTGAAGACATCGAGGCGACCGAGGCGCTCCGTCGCGCGATCAATATCGTCCGGATCGAACTCCTGTCCGCGCGGCAGTCCCACCATGAAAGCGAGCCACTCCGGATCGATCGCTTCCGTTCCTTCAACCATCGTGTCGCCGTAGACGGCGAAGCGACCGGGATCGATATCGATGACCGCCTCGAACGTCTCCGTCGCATGGTCGGCAGTCAGGAGGCGATCGCCCACCTCGGCCTTGGCATAGCCCTGCTGGCGCCAAGCCTCGACGGCCAGTCCGCCGGCTTGCTTGATGACGCCAGCACGGGCGATTTCGCCTTCTGCAAAGCCCTCGTCCACTGGGTCTTCGACCTCGTCACGGCGGCTTTCGGCGGGCGGTGCCTGATCGACGATCTCGGCGCTCGAAAATGTAAAAGCCGGTCCGCTCTCAACATGCACGACAACCTGGGCCGGATCGCCGAGATCGACGTCCGGCGGCATGTCCGAGACCTCCCGGCCATCGATGGTGATACGGATCACGGGGCCATAATAGCCGCGATTGTAGAACGCACCGAGAATCGATTTGTAATCGCCGCGCGCCGTGACGATCAGCCCGGACGAGCCGTTCGCCGGCTCGTCCCGACCGCCCCAGAGGCTGCTGACATTCTTGGCCGTATCTTCCAGATCGGGATCGCCGGAATAATCGAACGTCACCTCGTAGGGCTGCGGCTCACCGATTATCTCGGGCTGCTCCTTCTCGAAAAAGGTCTTTCCGAAAAGCGTAAACGCATGCGCGGGTATGACGCTCTGAGTTGCCGCGATCATCGCGACGACAGCAAGCAATACGATTCGACTGTTACGCGTCATTCCCAAATTCCACCTCTTCGGTCCACCTCTGACCGAAGTCCCCCATCACAAACAGCAGCCTGTTTGCGGTTTATCTTAGACACGCAGAAGGCGCGCCCCACATTACAATCGCGCCGCGCCCCTTTTCATTGACCATGTGCGGCAGAGCTGCAACAGAAACAGGAATTGGTTGACGTTAACGTCAATCAAAGGCATGGCTAGAACCTGACCAATACCATGCCGAGAGGAGAGGATACCAACATGGCCATGGACGATATCGCCGAAAAAATCCGTCCGCAGGTGAAGGAGAGCGACTTCAGCGACTCCGTCAAGTTCGATTGCGGGGATGATGGCGTCATGGTGATCGACGGAAACGAGGTCACCACCGAAGACAAGCCGGCCGACTGCACGATCAGCCTGGACAAGAGCGACCTGGAGGAGATGATCGAGGGCGATCTCGATCCCACCCAGGCTTTCATGTCCGGCAAACTCAAGGTCGATGGCGATATGAGTGTCGCCATGAAGCTGCAGCAGCTTTTCTGATCGACTACGGCCCGAAAGCAGAATGGCCCGCGGCGGAACACATCCGTCGCGGGCCATTCTTTTGAACGCTCAAGCCAGACCCTCAGGCCGCGAGCGCCAAGGCGGCAGAGGCGCGGGAGATCTTCGCGCCAGTCGGCCGCAGAACACCGGCAGCGCCGTCCAGCGCCTCCGGTTTGAAGGTGAGAGCGAGGAAGCGCTCCCGGGCAAACGGCCCAGGCATCGACAGGGCGGCTGGCGCGAGCTCGAAACCGAAACGCTCGTAATAAGGCGCGTCGCCGACAAGCAGGATGGCCTGATGGCCGAGGCGCTCAGCCGCTTCGATCGCATGAAGCATCAAAGCCGAACCGATGCCGGTTCCCTTGGCCTCCGGCGCCACCGCCAGCGGACCAAGCAAAAGCGCCGGCCGACCGCCCGCATCCACATGCCACAGACGGACCGTGCCGATGAGGGCGCCGGAAAGCGAACGGGCAACGAAGGCAAGGCCTTCCGCGGGAAGCCGTCCGCGGCGGATGACTTCCGAGCTTTTGCGCTTCCGAAGGGGGCCCATTGCACGGTCAAGCAAGGCTTCGCGGGCGCGCACATCCCCCGACTGCTCATTTGCGATGGCATAGAGCATCGGCGCGCGATCATTGCCGCTACCAAGCGGGAGCGGAGCAACAGTGTTGGCGAGAGAAGCAATCGGTAGCATGGCGAAACCCCAAACAAAAGGGCGAGCGTCGGAAGCCCGCCGGCTCGCGATGGCGAAGCCGGCGGCGTTTCGAACTGACGGGCGTTAGACGTCCGTCAGATGACGTAGGATCGGAGCGGCTCGAAGCCGTTGAAGGCGACCGAAGCATAGGTCGTGGTGTAGGCGCCCGTACCTTCGATCAGAACCTCGTCCCCGATGGTGAGCGTGATCGGCAGCGGATAAGGCTTCTTCTCGTACATCACGTCGGCGCTGTCGCAGGTCGGACCCGCCAGCACGCAAGGCTCGGTCTCATCGCCGTCACGCGTGGTGGTGATCGGGTAGCGGATCGCCTCATCCATCGTTTCGG contains these protein-coding regions:
- a CDS encoding GNAT family N-acetyltransferase codes for the protein MLYAIANEQSGDVRAREALLDRAMGPLRKRKSSEVIRRGRLPAEGLAFVARSLSGALIGTVRLWHVDAGGRPALLLGPLAVAPEAKGTGIGSALMLHAIEAAERLGHQAILLVGDAPYYERFGFELAPAALSMPGPFARERFLALTFKPEALDGAAGVLRPTGAKISRASAALALAA
- a CDS encoding translocation/assembly module TamB domain-containing protein; the protein is MRAIFRKITLALMLLAGLAWPANAQLFGIFGSSDASPEEEKGAFLTYVEDKLSTPDRRISISNINGILSSEASIDEITISDEEGVWLTITNAAIDWNRSALLRAQLEIDSLSAENIVMTRKPAPAETPMEAEATPFQLPDLPVAIRIGELAVERAEFDETVFGLASILSMQGNLSLRDGTLDTALQIQRLDGPGGELTLEAGYSNENRQVDLDLLLDEPENGVVANLLNIEGKPPVTLALQGSGPLSDLALQLTLDADEDRVLSGTFQLDETDRGLAYRANFEGPLGRLVPVQFRSFFSGQSTLRVSGSIPEEGGTDVDQLKLTSGPLQLEGRAKILSGGFLRTLVLDGQIDGGDGEPVLLPVPGGETSIRRASIDLQYGTEQSGPWDGRILLQNLNTGSFAAKSVRFDMGGQMTALDDPQQRTVTFDIDGVAEGITAKRADVADALGDRLDFTLTGVTNAGQPIRIETLSLDGPSITIATSGELDGTTYRGQSSVSTDSLRPFSTLAGQQLTGAVNLEADGSVTLSSGAFDLTVDGSATSVTLENPTLSRLLAGQTTLSGGIARGEQGISAENFRLENPQINFSADGSYGGDKTDMRLTGRLADLASVTEQVSGAVAFDASLVGQGDSISVVSNLSLPQGRLQGRSLTDLSIDLVGTLGDRLFSGNVTGEGFFSGERLAIQSDLATGEGAVRLSDLDLAIGGNRIQGDFERDAKGLLAGNLSVDAPNLELVGALALQDLAGAIDADVSFSNLDGRQDAAVDGTVSGFRYAETARIGQAQLDVTATDLFGVPQANGSVNGRTISAGGVTFTTLDLTADQQENATDFALSGRLEQGTDLAAEGTLTRVADADINPAFDLALRELSVRQAGREARLDSPTEIRVRGQNVALDPTVLTIGEGSLQLQGEVAQQINLSIVADTVSLDIANAIVPDLEAAGTISGTAEITGPRNAPSVAFDVNGEGLTVAQLSDAGIRPLVVDARGQTDGRTLDVNASLSNSQGVNAVVNGRVPLGSEGSLDLQVDLDAVPLELANTVRPDLGADGTISGNGRVTGTLSSPNVDFDLRGDGLTVAQLRQNGVAPLSLRASGQTNGQTLRLDATATNNQGVRLAANGTVPVGGNGNMAVNIDVAAVPLSLANSVRPDLGLSGTLTGSARVTGSLSSPNADFQLAVPNLNASALQGVGPLAVDAQGRFANQAVQLGRLNVAGGQGLALNASGTIPLWGSGLNVSFDGAAPLAIADRFLDSRGTSIGGTVQISGQATGALANPNIAVSVNTSGASLFDPQTNTRLTNIDISATANRQQVVIQSASANLSGGGSLGASGSVGLTNGFPANITITLNQARYSDGEFIAATVNGTIRITGSLTADPLIAGNIDVARAEITVPDSFGSSVDIQAVNHINAPSDVRATLARAFPGSGGRIPTPASRPSVPRLDITLSAPNQIFVRGRGLDAELGGQLRLTGNTRNIQPVGGFELIRGRLAILGKRITFQSGTITFVGDMNPYLNFVASSQAEGTTIYINVQGTVDSLDISFSSDTQLPEDEALALLIFGRGIGQLSPLQLAQLAAAAAELAGNGPSVMSGVREATGLDNLDIVTDNEGNVAARAGRYVSENVYVGVEAGEESKVTINLDVTEDVTVRGAVGTESSVGVFYEKDY
- a CDS encoding SCP2 sterol-binding domain-containing protein, which produces MAMDDIAEKIRPQVKESDFSDSVKFDCGDDGVMVIDGNEVTTEDKPADCTISLDKSDLEEMIEGDLDPTQAFMSGKLKVDGDMSVAMKLQQLF
- a CDS encoding autotransporter assembly complex protein TamA, with protein sequence MTRNSRIVLLAVVAMIAATQSVIPAHAFTLFGKTFFEKEQPEIIGEPQPYEVTFDYSGDPDLEDTAKNVSSLWGGRDEPANGSSGLIVTARGDYKSILGAFYNRGYYGPVIRITIDGREVSDMPPDVDLGDPAQVVVHVESGPAFTFSSAEIVDQAPPAESRRDEVEDPVDEGFAEGEIARAGVIKQAGGLAVEAWRQQGYAKAEVGDRLLTADHATETFEAVIDIDPGRFAVYGDTMVEGTEAIDPEWLAFMVGLPRGQEFDPDDIDRATERLGRLDVFKAYSIREGEAIDAGGYLPVTAIVQEKPKRRIGFGATYSTTDGFGASSYWVHRNLWGRAERLRLDASVSGIDGTDYEDFNYLLGAEFTKPGIWTPDTDFNASLKAQRQVNDSYSINDVTGTAGISQIVTEDLKIAFGLTASLSQTEDDVFGQREFATIGTYLNAVFDNRDDPADATEGFYVDARIAPYQEFLYGNTFVRGLLDARSYFGLVDDRLVLAGRVKMGTILDPPIEETSPDLLFFAGGGGSVRGYDYQSIGVETGSGTIGGRSLAEASAEARVRVTDAIGVVGFVDIASVTEEPYPKFQDYQMGAGVGLRYRTPIGPIRLDAAVPINPRDGDPNFAIYAGIGQAF